The nucleotide window CGGATGAAGCACGACGCCGCCGTGGGCGGCGGGGCGAGCGGCGGGCCGGTGGTGAACGAGCAGGGGGAGCAGGTGGCCGTGCACGTGGCCAGCGTGGCCGACCCGCAGCGCGCGGCCGCGGCGCGCTACGCCACCCTGGTCAGCCGCATCCCCCAGGCGTGGGCCCGGTACCTGGGGCAGGCCGCGGCGACCGCGCCTGAGCCCGGGCCTGGGCCTGCCCCCGGACCCGGACCGACACCCGCACCCGGACCTGCCCCCGGTCCAGGCGCTGCTCCCGGCCCAGGTCCAGGGACCGCCCCCGGTGCCCGGCCGGCCCCTGCCGCCCAGGGCGTGCTGGTGCAGGGGGTGATCGTGGACGCCGCCTCGGGCAAGGGCATCCCCAACGCGGGGTTCTTCATCCTCCGCCCGGGGGTGGACCCCGAGCAGGCCGAGGAGAAGGACGTGCTCACCTGGGCGCGGACCGACGCGCAGGGGTTCTTCCAGACCACGCAGCGGATCCGCCGGGGAGTCCGCTACCCGGCGGTGGTCCTGGCCGAGGGGTACCAGGGTGTGGTCGGCACCCTCACTGTGCCGCAGAACGCGCCGTCCCCGTTGCAGCTCGGACGGATCTCGCTGGAACGACAGTAGCGCGCTCGCGGGGCGCGGCTGGCTCCGCTCGAGCCAGGAAGGCCCGTAAGGTTTCGTGCACGGACGACATGACCTCAGGCCGGCGGCATTCAGGAGGACCGAGATGACGAGAGCGCAGCGAGAGCCACACCGTACGCCGCGGGCTCGCCCGCACACTCCCTGGATCCTGTGGCTGGTGTTGGCTGCGGGCGCAACCATCGCCCCG belongs to Armatimonadota bacterium and includes:
- a CDS encoding trypsin-like peptidase domain-containing protein — encoded protein: MSPTGAIARRVLVALAVLAAAAGVASAEVSGDIIEQAEQRTVLLLLPMKDRLVLHCSGSFITPSGMILTASHCVREVKGPRKGQIYLPQGRVVVAVNVPGKVNPVPKLWATYVADLPQDDLALLRTVEFLGSEGKPIPPGFSVPHMRLGDVGRIRKGDSIAVLGFPGVGGISITVAKGHVTGFEADDNEVKRRMKHDAAVGGGASGGPVVNEQGEQVAVHVASVADPQRAAAARYATLVSRIPQAWARYLGQAAATAPEPGPGPAPGPGPTPAPGPAPGPGAAPGPGPGTAPGARPAPAAQGVLVQGVIVDAASGKGIPNAGFFILRPGVDPEQAEEKDVLTWARTDAQGFFQTTQRIRRGVRYPAVVLAEGYQGVVGTLTVPQNAPSPLQLGRISLERQ